GAGATGGCAGAAAGAACCCGGCGTGACGGTTGAGCCATTGCGCGATCCGAAGCCCGCAAGACCGCTGTCCGCCGACACGCTGCCCGGGTCTTCGTCTTCGCGGATCGCGCTCGCCTGGTACGCGTTCGCCCGGGGCCTGGTCGAGGTGGTCTGCCGCCTCTACTGGCGAGTGGAGATCCGGGGCAAGGTCAACGTGCCGGCCTCGGGGCCATTCGTGATCGCACCAGTCCACAGGTCGAACATCGACACCCTTCTCTCAGGCTGCCTGACCCACAGGCGGATCCGGTTCATGGGCAAGGACAGCCTGTGGAAGTACCAGTGGTCGGGTGCTCTCTTCAGTTCGCTCGGAGCGTTCCCGGTTCATCGGGGCACACCCGATCGGGAGGCTCTTCGCAAGTGCGAAGCTGCGCTCGCAGGTGGCGAACCGGTCGTGTTGTTCCCCGAGGGCACCCGCCAGTCCGGGCCGATCGTGCAGCCCCTGTTCGAGGGAGCCGCGTTCGTGGCGGCGCGGGCCGGGGTCCCCATCCTGCCGGTCGGCATAGGCGGAAGCGAATGGGCGATGCGGAAGGGCAGCAAGCGGATCTCGCCCGTCAAGGTGGTGATGGTCG
The genomic region above belongs to Acidimicrobiales bacterium and contains:
- a CDS encoding lysophospholipid acyltransferase family protein, whose product is MTVEPLRDPKPARPLSADTLPGSSSSRIALAWYAFARGLVEVVCRLYWRVEIRGKVNVPASGPFVIAPVHRSNIDTLLSGCLTHRRIRFMGKDSLWKYQWSGALFSSLGAFPVHRGTPDREALRKCEAALAGGEPVVLFPEGTRQSGPIVQPLFEGAAFVAARAGVPILPVGIGGSEWAMRKGSKRISPVKVVMVVGEPIPAPARSEGSRVSRRAVAEVSQRLHSTLQDLFDEALRGAGRA